A single region of the Streptomyces sp. ITFR-16 genome encodes:
- a CDS encoding polyprenol monophosphomannose synthase, producing MNDGGQRQYGPLGRALVIIPTYNEAENIKPIVSRVRAAVPEADILVADDNSPDGTGKLADELAAVDDQVHVLHRKGKEGLGAAYLAGFRWGMDHDYGVLVEMDADGSHQPEELPRLLTALKGADLVLGSRWVPGGRVVNWPKSREIISRGGSTYSRLMLGLRTRDVTGGYRAFRTETLQGIGLDEVASQGYCFQVDLARRAVEAGYHVVEVPITFVDREAGDSKMSRDILVEALWRVTAWGVTTRTNRVLGRRTP from the coding sequence GTGAACGACGGCGGTCAGAGGCAGTACGGCCCGCTCGGCAGAGCCTTGGTGATCATTCCGACCTACAACGAGGCCGAGAACATCAAGCCGATCGTCAGCCGGGTGCGCGCCGCCGTGCCGGAGGCCGACATCCTCGTCGCCGACGACAACAGCCCCGACGGCACGGGCAAGCTCGCCGACGAACTGGCCGCGGTCGACGACCAGGTCCACGTCCTGCACCGCAAGGGCAAGGAGGGCCTCGGCGCGGCCTATCTCGCCGGCTTCCGCTGGGGCATGGACCACGACTACGGCGTCCTCGTCGAGATGGACGCGGACGGCTCCCACCAGCCCGAGGAACTGCCCCGGCTGCTCACCGCGCTCAAGGGTGCCGACCTGGTGCTCGGCTCCCGCTGGGTCCCGGGCGGCCGGGTGGTCAACTGGCCCAAGTCCCGCGAGATCATCTCCCGCGGCGGCAGCACCTACTCCCGGCTGATGCTCGGTCTGCGGACGCGGGACGTCACCGGTGGCTACCGGGCCTTCCGCACCGAGACCCTGCAGGGCATCGGCCTCGACGAGGTCGCCTCGCAGGGCTACTGCTTCCAGGTCGACCTGGCCCGCCGGGCGGTCGAGGCCGGCTACCACGTGGTGGAGGTCCCGATCACCTTCGTGGACCGGGAGGCCGGCGACTCCAAGATGAGCCGGGACATCCTCGTCGAGGCGCTGTGGCGCGTGACGGCCTGGGGTGTCACCACGCGGACGAACCGGGTGCTCGGCCGCCGTACGCCCTGA